In Helicobacter mastomyrinus, a single genomic region encodes these proteins:
- a CDS encoding type ISP restriction/modification enzyme, producing MQFLSEYLSQIQSISPQNKEHTYRTALENLFGILRDNLAIHNKALQSLHIKHEPNNDKEGRGAPDFLIQNQGLIIGYIENKRVNADLDSVAQSPQIEKYLRLSDNLMLTDYLRFCFVRKNDKGKVHIVQEYRICDLSQLKATLKNRALLESKEKELTELFKLFFTHSPKPIITAQEFANALAQRTQILKNSLIEAQENTHITSLYETFKEQLYKELNFTEFADSLAQTLTYSLFLARLNNTSGKEIDLYNAKAFIPKSFPLIRAMSGFLDNLEDLNSIKWLIEEILYIINHIDIISIIKELNKVSEKDLLEHYTTQFTHKDPYLHFYETFLSQYDPRLREIRGVYYTPASVVSFIVNAIDSTLKKDFALKNGLGASLENGNITLLDFATGTGTFLLEAFRKTLESTPKDSARYEPKKLLKQFFGFEFLIAPYTIAHLKLSQSFKEEFNAPLQENESLNIRLTNTLYSNKEKDEANKQSNLFAGMMELAQEFKEAQRIKENAILIITGNPPYSGASANKGLFEDNVRITYGLEPSEAHLTEKESEAINFYLQNPKKDANQKSTFKTILQKKKLKNEKNPKWLLDDYVKFICFAESKIKAQNSGIFAFISNNSFLDNPTFRGMRYHLLKTFDTIYILDLHGNARKKEATPDGSKDENVFDIMQGVSINIFVKNRNSSLTQSLNDCGGSARSFMPDKLPSPHLAKHSNLTQDTRISRSQHSEDSNEKPQKLAQIHHYDLYGKRSDKTNFLYENTLDSIAWATLQPKAPFYLFIPQNEDLRAEYDKGFSVKDIFKVSSVGVVTGKDSVLIASNEKQLEQQVKDFYNEFDLKFVKNIAYRPFDLMKVYYDTSKVTRPRFEIMQHFLQNDNVGLIYKRGFPNTQSGQGFATDSIIDFRSWSCSGMQGGDYISPLYLKNTESSKDKSPKKNKKDSQENADSKQGQWVENFTPEFRNFIDTKYNEHFAPEQILGYIYAVLFHKDYREKYIDFLKIDFPKIPFVESKEKFLTLSALGQELMLTHLMQDSQQERERERERERERTEMMRMTCNIGLVACRQVVSKEFTHSFIAHTIMEMCYISNKTKEGNYLFPLYLYQKA from the coding sequence ATGCAATTTTTAAGTGAATACCTTAGTCAAATACAAAGTATTTCACCACAGAATAAAGAGCATACCTACCGCACTGCTTTAGAAAACCTTTTTGGCATCTTAAGGGATAATCTCGCTATACATAACAAAGCCTTACAATCCCTCCATATCAAACACGAGCCAAACAACGACAAAGAGGGCAGAGGCGCACCTGATTTTCTTATCCAAAATCAAGGCTTGATAATTGGCTATATTGAAAACAAGCGCGTGAATGCAGATTTAGATTCTGTGGCACAAAGCCCACAGATTGAAAAATATCTGCGACTTAGCGATAATCTAATGCTTACGGATTATTTGCGATTTTGCTTCGTGCGTAAAAATGATAAAGGCAAAGTGCATATCGTGCAGGAATATAGAATCTGCGATTTAAGCCAACTTAAAGCCACCCTTAAAAACAGAGCACTTTTAGAATCCAAAGAAAAAGAATTGACCGAGCTTTTCAAACTCTTTTTTACTCACAGCCCAAAGCCTATTATCACTGCACAAGAGTTTGCTAACGCTCTTGCTCAACGCACACAGATTCTAAAAAATTCTTTAATAGAGGCGCAAGAAAACACGCATATTACAAGCCTTTATGAAACTTTTAAAGAGCAGCTTTACAAAGAGTTAAATTTCACAGAGTTTGCCGATAGCCTCGCACAAACGCTCACTTATAGCCTTTTTCTTGCAAGGCTAAATAATACGAGTGGCAAGGAGATTGATTTGTATAATGCCAAAGCCTTTATCCCTAAGTCTTTTCCGCTTATTCGTGCGATGAGTGGATTTTTAGACAATTTAGAGGATTTAAATTCTATCAAATGGCTTATAGAGGAGATTTTGTATATTATCAATCATATTGATATTATAAGCATTATAAAAGAGCTAAACAAAGTAAGCGAAAAAGACTTGTTAGAGCATTACACCACGCAATTTACACATAAAGACCCTTATTTGCACTTTTATGAGACTTTTCTTTCTCAATACGACCCTAGATTGCGTGAGATTCGCGGTGTGTATTACACTCCTGCAAGTGTTGTGAGCTTTATTGTTAATGCCATAGATTCTACACTTAAAAAAGATTTTGCCTTGAAAAATGGCTTAGGTGCGAGTTTGGAGAATGGCAATATCACGCTTTTAGATTTTGCCACAGGGACAGGGACATTTTTGCTTGAAGCTTTCCGCAAAACCTTAGAATCCACACCTAAAGATAGCGCAAGATATGAGCCTAAAAAGCTATTAAAGCAATTCTTTGGCTTTGAGTTTCTCATTGCTCCTTATACAATCGCACATTTAAAGCTTTCCCAAAGTTTCAAAGAGGAGTTTAACGCGCCTTTGCAAGAAAATGAATCACTCAATATCCGCCTGACAAACACACTTTATTCCAACAAAGAAAAAGATGAGGCAAATAAGCAAAGCAATCTTTTTGCGGGAATGATGGAGTTAGCGCAGGAGTTTAAAGAAGCGCAAAGAATCAAAGAAAATGCGATTTTGATTATCACAGGCAATCCGCCTTATAGTGGGGCAAGTGCCAACAAAGGCTTATTTGAAGATAATGTGCGTATCACTTATGGTTTAGAGCCAAGCGAGGCGCATTTAACCGAAAAAGAGAGTGAAGCAATCAACTTTTATCTGCAAAATCCCAAAAAAGATGCAAATCAAAAATCTACCTTTAAAACCATTCTGCAAAAGAAAAAACTCAAAAACGAGAAAAATCCCAAATGGCTACTTGATGATTATGTGAAGTTTATCTGCTTCGCGGAATCTAAAATCAAAGCCCAAAATAGCGGAATCTTTGCCTTTATCTCCAACAATAGCTTTTTAGATAATCCCACCTTTCGCGGTATGCGCTATCATCTGCTAAAAACCTTTGATACAATCTATATCCTAGATTTGCACGGCAATGCGAGAAAAAAGGAAGCCACACCCGATGGAAGCAAAGATGAAAATGTCTTTGATATTATGCAAGGCGTAAGCATTAATATCTTTGTGAAAAATAGAAATTCGTCTCTTACGCAATCTTTAAATGATTGCGGCGGCTCGGCTCGGTCATTTATGCCTGATAAACTCCCATCGCCTCACCTTGCAAAACATTCAAATCTTACGCAAGATACTAGAATTTCTCGTTCTCAACACAGCGAAGATTCCAATGAAAAACCTCAAAAACTCGCTCAAATTCACCACTATGATTTATATGGCAAAAGAAGCGATAAAACAAACTTTTTGTATGAAAATACCTTGGATTCTATTGCTTGGGCTACATTGCAGCCTAAAGCTCCCTTTTATCTTTTTATCCCACAAAATGAGGATTTAAGGGCAGAGTATGATAAGGGCTTTAGCGTCAAGGATATTTTTAAGGTTTCAAGCGTGGGGGTAGTAACAGGTAAAGATTCTGTATTGATTGCCTCTAATGAAAAACAATTAGAACAACAAGTAAAAGACTTTTATAATGAATTTGATTTAAAATTTGTCAAAAATATAGCTTATCGCCCTTTTGATTTAATGAAAGTTTATTATGATACTTCCAAAGTTACACGCCCTAGATTTGAAATAATGCAGCATTTTTTGCAAAATGATAATGTAGGGCTTATTTATAAAAGAGGTTTTCCAAACACACAAAGCGGACAAGGTTTTGCAACAGATTCAATAATTGATTTTAGAAGTTGGTCTTGTTCGGGTATGCAAGGAGGAGATTACATCTCACCTCTTTACCTTAAAAATACAGAATCTAGTAAAGATAAAAGCCCCAAAAAGAACAAAAAAGATTCACAAGAAAATGCAGATTCTAAGCAAGGACAATGGGTAGAAAATTTCACTCCTGAATTTAGAAACTTCATTGATACCAAATACAACGAACATTTCGCGCCAGAGCAGATTTTAGGCTATATCTATGCGGTGCTATTCCATAAAGATTATAGAGAAAAATACATTGATTTTCTTAAAATTGACTTCCCAAAGATTCCCTTTGTGGAATCTAAAGAAAAATTTTTAACCTTAAGTGCGTTAGGACAAGAGCTTATGCTTACGCATTTAATGCAAGATTCGCAACAAGAGAGAGAGAGAGAGAGAGAGAGAGAGAGAGAGAGAACAGAAATGATGAGAATGACTTGCAATATTGGGTTAGTAGCTTGCAGACAAGTGGTAAGCAAAGAATTTACACACAGCTTCATAGCACACACGATAATGGAAATGTGCTATATCTCAAACAAAACAAAAGAGGGCAACTACCTCTTTCCTCTCTATCTCTACCAAAAGGCGTAA
- a CDS encoding adenine specific DNA methyltransferase, producing the protein MGLVCDRGCKLQEINNIFITQNIIDLHLVGSGSYVFPLYINERVRNE; encoded by the coding sequence ATGGGATTAGTCTGTGATAGAGGGTGCAAGTTGCAAGAGATTAATAATATTTTCATCACACAAAACATTATTGATTTGCATTTGGTGGGTAGTGGGAGCTATGTTTTTCCGCTTTATATAAATGAAAGGGTAAGAAATGAGTGA
- a CDS encoding type ISP restriction/modification enzyme has translation MSEQIGEAKYKDTKNKNLKIEKIAYDAEVQKLFVNENLHFCGVSEAVWEYKIGGYQVLDKYLKSHKGEEIDYKHFSNIIKTLHKSLEIESCIANIKLV, from the coding sequence ATGAGTGAGCAAATCGGCGAAGCCAAATATAAAGATACAAAAAATAAAAATCTCAAAATTGAAAAAATCGCCTATGACGCCGAAGTGCAAAAGCTTTTTGTGAATGAAAACTTGCACTTTTGCGGAGTGAGCGAGGCGGTTTGGGAATATAAAATCGGTGGCTACCAAGTCTTAGATAAATATCTCAAATCCCACAAAGGCGAAGAGATAGATTATAAGCATTTTAGCAATATCATAAAGACTTTACATAAAAGTTTGGAGATAGAATCTTGCATTGCAAATATAAAATTAGTATGA
- a CDS encoding type II toxin-antitoxin system YafQ family toxin → MKYLIERSRSFKKSFKKLNTGEQELVLKIIHRLANDKPLEQKHKDHALKGEYIGFRECHIKPDLLLIYQKDKHILILTCIDVGSHSELF, encoded by the coding sequence ATGAAGTATCTTATAGAGCGGAGCAGGAGCTTTAAAAAATCTTTTAAGAAGCTTAACACAGGAGAACAAGAGCTTGTTTTGAAAATCATTCACAGACTTGCCAATGATAAGCCTTTAGAGCAAAAGCACAAAGACCACGCGCTTAAAGGCGAGTATATAGGCTTTAGAGAATGCCACATCAAGCCCGATTTACTTTTAATCTACCAAAAAGATAAACATATTTTAATCCTCACTTGTATCGATGTAGGCTCACATAGTGAGTTATTTTAA
- the thiE gene encoding thiamine phosphate synthase — translation MKHVLQGIYGISNEALTPYEILSQCLESALKGGIKIFQLRDKSHSDEWLYERAKPLMELCEKYNALFVINDRLNLALKLNAPALHLGKDDGAIQNARERFKGILGASSYGDLQRAKDLESLGVDYVAFGAFFASPTKPNAPLAPLEILETAKASLNTPICAIGGISTHNIHLLKNTDMCAVISSLWEKDDTNKSPRTSIFENIYQNASTLTSRFQI, via the coding sequence ATGAAGCACGTACTACAAGGGATTTATGGCATTTCAAATGAAGCCCTTACTCCCTATGAGATTCTCTCTCAATGTTTAGAATCTGCCCTCAAAGGCGGGATAAAAATATTTCAACTCCGCGATAAAAGCCATAGCGATGAGTGGCTCTATGAGAGAGCAAAGCCGCTTATGGAGCTGTGTGAAAAATATAACGCGCTATTTGTGATAAATGATAGACTAAATCTCGCCTTAAAGCTCAATGCCCCTGCCCTACATTTAGGCAAGGACGATGGGGCGATTCAAAATGCGCGGGAGCGATTTAAAGGGATTTTGGGTGCTTCAAGCTATGGAGATTTGCAAAGGGCAAAAGATTTAGAATCTTTGGGTGTGGATTATGTCGCCTTTGGGGCGTTTTTTGCCTCTCCTACGAAGCCAAATGCCCCGCTTGCGCCTTTAGAAATTCTAGAAACTGCTAAAGCGAGTTTAAACACTCCTATTTGCGCTATTGGGGGGATTAGCACTCATAACATACATTTGCTAAAAAATACCGATATGTGCGCAGTTATAAGCTCTCTATGGGAAAAAGATGATACAAATAAATCCCCCCGCACCTCAATTTTTGAAAATATATATCAAAATGCCTCTACCCTCACTTCTAGATTTCAAATCTAA
- a CDS encoding acetyl-CoA carboxylase subunit A, translating to MFQKILIANRGEIAVRIIRACRDLHIKSVAIYARADRDCLHVKMADESYEISDDPLKGYLDADLIVETALRAEVDAIHPGYGFLSENAAFAKKVQEAGIVWIGPDSQTIAKMGDKNAAREIMQKNGIPIVPGTQPLNQYPTREIAKFAQKIGYPVILKASSGGGGRGIRVVERQEDLIEAFDACKREAMAFFKNDDVFMEKYVVNPRHIEFQILADNYGNVIHLLERDCSIQRRHQKLIEIAPSPLISEDLRRRMGATAVAAAKAAGYTNAGTVEFLLDENNNFYFMEMNTRIQVEHGVTEEITGYDLIGRQIRIAQGEILDLTQHDIHAQGFAIEARINAEDVANDFVPNPGKITTYYPALGPFVRVDSCIYKDYVIPSFYDSMVAKLIVRASSYNLAVNKLARALDEFTIKGVKTTIPFLINICNDKDFRRGYFDTSYIENKIDELMPTPQSKPEDDMVSVIVAALSARYGA from the coding sequence ATGTTTCAAAAAATCCTTATTGCCAATCGTGGTGAAATCGCCGTCCGTATCATTCGCGCGTGTAGAGATTTACATATCAAAAGTGTAGCTATATATGCACGTGCTGATAGAGATTGTCTACACGTTAAAATGGCTGATGAATCTTATGAAATCAGCGATGACCCGCTTAAGGGTTATCTTGACGCGGACTTGATTGTAGAGACAGCTCTGCGAGCGGAGGTTGATGCGATTCACCCCGGTTATGGATTTTTAAGTGAGAATGCCGCCTTTGCCAAAAAGGTGCAAGAAGCGGGAATTGTGTGGATTGGACCAGATTCACAAACGATTGCCAAAATGGGCGATAAAAACGCTGCTAGGGAAATTATGCAAAAGAATGGAATCCCTATCGTGCCGGGCACTCAACCACTCAATCAATACCCCACAAGAGAAATTGCTAAATTCGCACAAAAAATCGGCTATCCTGTGATACTCAAGGCAAGTAGTGGCGGTGGTGGACGTGGCATACGCGTGGTGGAGAGACAAGAGGACTTAATAGAGGCTTTTGATGCGTGTAAGCGCGAGGCGATGGCATTTTTCAAAAATGATGATGTCTTTATGGAAAAATATGTTGTAAATCCCCGCCATATTGAGTTTCAAATCCTTGCGGACAATTATGGCAATGTGATACATCTCTTAGAGCGGGATTGCTCGATACAAAGACGTCACCAAAAGCTTATAGAAATCGCCCCTAGCCCCCTTATCAGTGAGGATTTGCGACGTAGAATGGGGGCTACTGCTGTGGCTGCGGCAAAAGCAGCGGGTTATACCAATGCGGGGACGGTGGAATTTCTACTTGATGAGAATAACAACTTTTATTTTATGGAGATGAATACCCGTATTCAAGTTGAACACGGTGTTACAGAAGAAATTACCGGCTATGATCTCATAGGACGACAGATTCGTATCGCACAAGGCGAGATTTTAGATTTAACACAGCACGATATACACGCACAAGGCTTTGCTATTGAGGCACGTATCAATGCTGAAGATGTGGCAAATGACTTTGTGCCAAATCCGGGCAAAATCACTACTTATTATCCCGCACTTGGACCATTTGTGCGCGTGGATAGCTGCATTTATAAAGATTATGTGATACCGTCATTTTATGATTCTATGGTAGCAAAGCTCATAGTGAGGGCTTCTAGTTACAATCTCGCTGTGAATAAACTCGCCCGTGCCTTAGATGAATTCACCATTAAAGGCGTAAAGACGACTATTCCTTTTCTTATCAATATTTGCAATGATAAAGACTTTAGGCGCGGGTATTTTGATACCTCATATATCGAAAATAAGATTGATGAACTAATGCCCACACCACAATCTAAGCCCGAAGATGATATGGTAAGCGTGATTGTGGCAGCATTGAGTGCACGTTATGGAGCATAA
- a CDS encoding NAD(P)H-hydrate dehydratase, with translation MKNIYQSTAFLDKRACEKYQLSPEILMENAACALETLIGTLTHKGSVITILCGSGDNGGDGYALARRLSGDYAVRIMQLKEPKSPMCQQAYERAMQCDVKFIKKILPCDVMVDCVVGSGLKGNLESSLSDVLKNAQKAARINIACDIPSGLNESNDGFVFKAHHTMCMGAISLVCLSDKAKDFIGTLHIGKLGLSESHYQVSSNIKMLESCDLSLPQRTQENTHKGDFGHLAVFAGEKCGAAIMSAQSALSFGAGLVSIISDENITIPSEIMQEHTLPQKSTALALGMGLGVEKSAEILKDLCESSLSCVLDADVFHTPMIKTFLDESLKQQRLDFIREIILTPHPKEFASLLQICDLGAYTPQKKLDLMLHFTQKYPHTTLVLKGANVFIAKAQEVYINPLGSNALAKGGSGDVLSGLIGALLAQGYDALHSAIQGSLAHTLAAKAALKHIASYALTPHTLIESIRTLHISQRIK, from the coding sequence ATGAAAAATATTTATCAAAGCACCGCTTTTTTAGACAAAAGGGCTTGTGAGAAATATCAACTCTCCCCTGAAATTTTAATGGAAAATGCCGCTTGTGCGTTAGAAACACTCATTGGCACACTCACACACAAAGGCAGTGTGATTACGATTCTATGTGGTAGTGGCGATAATGGAGGCGATGGCTATGCTCTTGCGAGACGTTTGAGTGGAGATTATGCTGTGCGGATTATGCAGCTCAAAGAGCCTAAATCGCCCATGTGTCAGCAAGCTTACGAACGCGCAATGCAATGTGATGTGAAGTTTATTAAAAAAATTTTACCTTGCGATGTAATGGTGGATTGCGTCGTGGGAAGCGGCTTAAAGGGGAATTTAGAATCTAGTCTAAGTGATGTGCTAAAAAACGCCCAAAAAGCCGCACGTATCAATATTGCCTGTGATATCCCTAGTGGGCTTAATGAATCAAATGATGGCTTTGTTTTCAAGGCACATCACACGATGTGTATGGGTGCTATTAGCCTTGTGTGCTTAAGTGATAAGGCAAAGGACTTTATAGGCACATTGCATATTGGCAAACTCGGCTTGAGTGAGAGTCATTATCAAGTAAGTTCTAATATCAAAATGCTTGAATCTTGCGATTTATCCCTGCCCCAACGCACACAGGAGAATACCCACAAAGGCGACTTTGGGCATTTGGCTGTGTTTGCAGGAGAAAAATGCGGAGCAGCGATTATGAGCGCACAAAGCGCATTATCATTTGGTGCGGGACTAGTGAGTATTATTAGCGATGAAAATATCACTATTCCTAGCGAAATAATGCAGGAGCATACCTTGCCACAAAAAAGCACAGCCCTTGCCTTAGGTATGGGGCTTGGCGTTGAAAAAAGTGCGGAGATTCTAAAAGATTTATGTGAATCCAGCCTCTCTTGTGTGCTTGATGCTGATGTGTTCCACACACCAATGATAAAAACATTCCTTGATGAATCCCTCAAGCAGCAGCGACTTGACTTCATACGAGAGATTATCCTTACCCCTCACCCCAAGGAATTTGCCTCATTACTCCAAATATGCGACTTAGGAGCATACACCCCACAGAAAAAGCTAGATTTAATGCTTCATTTTACACAAAAGTATCCACACACCACGCTTGTACTAAAGGGTGCAAATGTATTCATCGCTAAGGCACAAGAAGTTTATATCAATCCTCTAGGGAGTAATGCCCTTGCTAAAGGTGGTAGCGGCGATGTTTTGAGCGGACTTATAGGTGCGCTTCTAGCACAGGGCTATGACGCCCTGCATTCTGCTATTCAAGGCTCACTCGCTCATACACTCGCAGCAAAAGCAGCACTAAAGCATATCGCCTCTTACGCGCTCACGCCTCACACACTTATAGAATCTATTCGCACTCTACACATTTCACAAAGGATAAAATAA
- a CDS encoding thiazole synthase, protein MNDTFSIGSYNFTSRLIVGSGKYKDFAATKEATLASGAEIITVAVRRVNIMDNKSENLLETFKDTTIQFLPNSAGCVNAKEAITLFRLVREATGISFIKLEIIGDTEKTLYPDVMETLEATKILAKEGFCVLAYTNDDPIMAKRLQDAGAAAVMPLAAPIGSGLGIQNRYNISFIKEAISVPLIVDAGVGCASDASIAMELGADGVLTNTAIAQAQNPVAMAEAMKYAVKAGRLSYLAGRIPRKPYASASSPIEGKAQLV, encoded by the coding sequence ATGAATGATACATTTTCCATAGGCTCATACAACTTCACTTCACGCCTGATTGTAGGCAGTGGCAAATATAAAGACTTTGCTGCTACAAAGGAAGCGACTTTAGCAAGTGGCGCAGAAATCATCACCGTTGCCGTGCGACGCGTGAATATTATGGACAACAAAAGTGAGAATCTGCTCGAAACTTTTAAGGATACCACGATTCAGTTTTTACCAAACTCCGCTGGTTGCGTCAATGCAAAAGAAGCAATCACACTCTTTCGTCTTGTGAGAGAAGCCACAGGCATTAGCTTTATTAAACTTGAAATTATCGGTGATACAGAAAAAACGCTTTACCCTGATGTAATGGAGACTTTAGAGGCGACAAAGATTCTAGCAAAAGAGGGATTTTGCGTCCTTGCTTATACAAACGATGACCCCATTATGGCAAAACGATTACAAGATGCTGGAGCAGCGGCTGTAATGCCCCTTGCTGCACCCATTGGAAGCGGACTTGGGATTCAAAATCGCTATAATATTAGCTTCATCAAGGAGGCTATTAGTGTCCCGCTGATTGTCGATGCGGGTGTGGGCTGTGCGAGTGATGCAAGTATCGCTATGGAGCTAGGGGCTGATGGAGTTTTGACAAATACTGCCATAGCTCAAGCGCAAAATCCAGTAGCTATGGCTGAAGCGATGAAATATGCGGTAAAAGCCGGACGCTTAAGCTATCTAGCCGGACGCATACCGCGTAAGCCCTATGCGAGTGCGAGCTCGCCCATTGAAGGTAAAGCACAACTTGTTTAG
- the cmoA gene encoding carboxy-S-adenosyl-L-methionine synthase CmoA, translating to MKDRIFTKDIGKQFEFDAQVASVFDDMLERSIPHYKEVLGLIVDFCAMNLKTENALIYDLGSSTGTTLLALYQALPSSTHFIGIDNSQAMIDKATLKAKAYGANITFLCEDVFSYQFLPSHIIIANYILQFIRPIQRQTLLQKIYDSLADDGVLMISEKMSSPHRILDKQMIERYMRYKMEQGYTQSEISKKREALENVLIPFSLAENITMLKNVGFSGVEVLFKWVNFGTLIAKK from the coding sequence ATGAAAGATAGAATCTTCACAAAAGATATTGGTAAGCAATTTGAGTTTGATGCCCAAGTGGCAAGTGTCTTTGATGATATGTTAGAGCGTTCAATCCCTCACTACAAGGAAGTGCTAGGGTTGATTGTGGATTTTTGCGCTATGAATCTTAAGACAGAAAATGCGCTTATCTATGATTTAGGAAGCTCCACAGGCACGACACTTCTAGCCCTTTATCAAGCTCTGCCCTCCTCTACACACTTTATAGGGATTGATAACTCTCAAGCTATGATTGATAAAGCCACACTCAAGGCAAAGGCGTATGGAGCAAATATCACATTTTTATGCGAAGATGTTTTTAGTTATCAATTTTTGCCCTCACATATTATTATCGCAAATTATATCTTGCAGTTTATCCGCCCTATCCAGCGACAGACACTTTTGCAAAAAATCTATGATAGCCTTGCAGATGATGGGGTTTTGATGATAAGTGAAAAGATGAGTTCTCCACATAGAATCCTTGATAAGCAAATGATAGAGCGATATATGCGCTATAAGATGGAGCAAGGCTACACGCAAAGTGAGATTAGCAAGAAGCGAGAAGCCCTAGAAAATGTGCTCATCCCCTTTAGCCTAGCAGAAAATATAACTATGCTTAAAAATGTAGGATTTAGCGGCGTGGAAGTGCTATTTAAGTGGGTGAATTTTGGCACTTTGATTGCTAAAAAATAA